From the genome of Campylobacter magnus, one region includes:
- a CDS encoding Do family serine endopeptidase — translation MKKIMLSAVLAGSLISSVAAASISFKDAAGDYTRKNPDQSTILSYSNVVLSAKKSVVNISTTRTITSDFSVMNPFNDPFFEEFFGFKFKNPHGEQQKQKSSALGSGVIISNDGYIVTNNHVVEGSDEIVVSMLDSQKEYKAKIVGLDPKTDLAIIKIEANGLEAISFGDSSKLLEGDVVFAIGNPFGVGGSVSSGIISGLNKDNIGLNQYEDFIQTDASINPGNSGGALVDSRGALVGINSAILSRSGGNNGIGFAIPSNMVKEIASKLIKDGKITRGYIGVSIGNLTADIKEAYTSQKGALIMGVGEDSPAAKAGLKRGDLITKVDGKEIENANALKNLIGSFEPNSEVAVEYERGGKINKVKIRLANMDAPSEQSTNSSSINGLEISNLSNEIMRKYKLPANTKGVLVTDVKENSSAGKLGFAKGDLIVQINERSVENIDAVKDEIAKSKKQNRKVIVWLVRGGMTMAIVLK, via the coding sequence ATGAAAAAAATTATGCTAAGCGCAGTTTTAGCAGGCTCGCTAATCTCAAGCGTGGCTGCTGCCTCAATAAGCTTTAAAGACGCAGCAGGCGACTACACAAGAAAAAACCCAGATCAAAGCACCATACTTTCATACTCAAATGTAGTCCTAAGTGCGAAAAAATCAGTGGTAAATATCTCTACAACTCGCACTATAACCAGTGATTTTTCTGTTATGAATCCATTTAATGATCCGTTTTTTGAAGAGTTTTTTGGCTTTAAGTTCAAAAACCCTCACGGCGAACAACAAAAGCAAAAAAGCTCAGCCCTAGGCTCTGGTGTAATCATCTCAAATGACGGCTATATCGTAACAAACAACCATGTAGTAGAAGGCAGTGATGAAATAGTAGTAAGCATGCTAGATAGCCAAAAAGAATACAAAGCCAAAATCGTAGGACTTGATCCAAAAACCGACCTAGCAATCATCAAAATAGAAGCAAACGGACTTGAAGCAATCAGCTTTGGCGATAGCTCAAAGCTACTTGAGGGCGATGTGGTCTTTGCTATAGGCAATCCTTTTGGCGTGGGTGGGTCTGTAAGCTCAGGCATAATCTCAGGACTAAATAAAGACAACATCGGCCTAAATCAATACGAGGATTTCATCCAAACTGATGCTAGCATAAATCCTGGCAACTCAGGTGGCGCGCTAGTTGATAGCCGTGGTGCGCTAGTTGGTATAAACTCAGCCATTTTAAGCCGCAGCGGCGGAAATAACGGCATAGGCTTTGCCATACCTTCAAATATGGTAAAAGAAATCGCTAGCAAGCTCATAAAAGACGGCAAAATCACTCGTGGCTACATAGGTGTGAGCATCGGCAATCTAACAGCTGATATAAAAGAAGCCTACACAAGCCAAAAAGGCGCACTAATCATGGGCGTGGGCGAGGACAGCCCAGCAGCTAAAGCAGGACTAAAAAGAGGCGATCTAATCACAAAAGTAGATGGTAAAGAAATAGAAAACGCTAATGCGCTAAAAAATCTCATCGGCAGCTTCGAGCCAAATAGCGAAGTAGCCGTAGAATACGAGCGTGGCGGCAAGATAAATAAAGTAAAAATCCGCCTAGCAAATATGGACGCACCAAGCGAGCAAAGCACTAATAGTTCTAGTATAAATGGGCTAGAAATCTCAAATCTAAGCAACGAAATCATGCGCAAATACAAACTGCCAGCAAACACAAAAGGCGTGCTAGTAACTGATGTAAAAGAAAACAGCAGTGCTGGCAAACTAGGCTTTGCTAAGGGGGATTTGATAGTTCAAATCAACGAGCGCAGCGTAGAAAATATAGATGCCGTAAAAGACGAAATAGCAAAATCTAAAAAGCAAAACCGCAAAGTAATAGTATGGCTAGTGCGTGGCGGTATGACTATGGCAATAGTGCTAAAATAA
- the fliE gene encoding flagellar hook-basal body complex protein FliE: MGSISSGVGSISSGVGSIGRLSSSQPAPAQKSGEFSTILNKTLSELNESQVAADKAVAELATGEITDLHQAAIAIGKAETSMKLMLEIRNKAISAYKEVARTQL, translated from the coding sequence ATAGGCTCTATAAGCTCTGGTGTTGGCTCTATAAGCTCTGGTGTTGGCTCTATCGGTAGGCTTAGTAGTAGCCAGCCAGCCCCAGCGCAAAAAAGTGGCGAGTTTAGCACTATCTTAAACAAAACTCTAAGCGAGCTAAATGAAAGTCAAGTAGCAGCTGATAAGGCAGTAGCAGAGCTAGCAACTGGGGAGATAACAGACCTTCACCAAGCAGCTATTGCTATTGGCAAGGCAGAAACCAGCATGAAACTCATGCTAGAAATCCGCAACAAAGCAATCAGCGCATACAAAGAAGTAGCCAGAACTCAGCTATAA
- the flgC gene encoding flagellar basal body rod protein FlgC, with translation MAFLSDFDISGYGLSAQRFRMNLISSNIANANTSRTAEGGPYRRREVVFKAVDFGAQLNAKLKEKTSDIQGFTEGKNVLNTTNIVEEEMQKALGNKILRGPNGIDYLGYENPLDDPAAPQFPRPAMMSVVVDKVVRDDSDFIMKYDPQHPDANERGYVMMPNVNPVIEMADMIEATRAYQANVAAFQSAKNIATSAIDMLRQG, from the coding sequence ATGGCATTTTTAAGTGATTTTGATATAAGCGGATATGGTCTAAGTGCTCAGAGATTTCGTATGAATCTCATCAGCTCAAACATCGCAAACGCAAACACCTCTCGCACAGCAGAAGGTGGGCCTTACCGCAGGCGTGAGGTAGTGTTTAAGGCTGTTGATTTTGGCGCCCAGCTAAATGCTAAGCTAAAAGAAAAAACCAGTGATATACAAGGTTTTACTGAGGGCAAAAATGTGCTAAATACTACAAATATAGTAGAAGAAGAAATGCAAAAAGCCCTTGGAAATAAGATTTTGCGTGGGCCAAATGGTATTGATTATCTAGGGTATGAAAATCCCCTTGATGACCCAGCAGCGCCGCAGTTTCCTCGCCCTGCGATGATGAGCGTTGTTGTAGATAAAGTCGTGCGTGATGATAGTGATTTTATCATGAAATACGACCCACAGCATCCAGATGCCAATGAGCGTGGCTACGTGATGATGCCAAATGTAAATCCAGTAATAGAAATGGCCGATATGATAGAAGCAACAAGGGCGTATCAAGCGAATGTGGCTGCCTTTCAAAGTGCCAAAAACATCGCAACTAGCGCAATAGATATGTTAAGACAAGGATAA
- the flgB gene encoding flagellar basal body rod protein FlgB codes for MFAGFSPNKSKALVVAATESRVLRQNLIAGNIANIDTPFYKARDVDFETALAQQKREIYKLGSEKNEPKLELAKTNEKHFDALELFPKAINPTIFLRDGHMARNDANTVDLDIETSELSKNSIMIQALDSASKKLGGIFTSVIDASGRVSG; via the coding sequence ATGTTCGCAGGATTTAGTCCAAACAAGTCAAAAGCCCTAGTAGTCGCCGCTACCGAGTCTCGTGTGCTTCGCCAAAATCTCATCGCTGGAAATATCGCAAACATCGATACTCCATTTTACAAAGCGCGCGATGTGGATTTTGAGACAGCCCTAGCACAGCAAAAGCGTGAGATTTACAAGCTTGGATCTGAGAAAAACGAGCCAAAGCTAGAACTAGCCAAAACAAACGAAAAGCATTTTGACGCGCTTGAGCTTTTTCCAAAGGCGATAAATCCTACTATTTTCTTGCGTGATGGACACATGGCAAGAAATGATGCGAACACAGTGGACCTTGATATAGAAACCAGCGAACTAAGCAAAAATAGCATAATGATACAAGCCCTAGATAGCGCTAGCAAGAAGCTTGGCGGTATCTTTACAAGCGTTATTGACGCTAGTGGCAGAGTGTCTGGATAA
- a CDS encoding ORF6N domain-containing protein, with protein sequence MNIVKHSNIEDLILDINGGKYLLDRDVANLYGVSTKRINEAAKNNPARFPKGYIIEIDKNQKDKLVENFDRFST encoded by the coding sequence ATGAATATTGTAAAACATTCTAATATTGAAGATTTGATTTTAGATATAAATGGCGGTAAATACTTACTAGATCGCGATGTGGCTAATCTATATGGAGTAAGCACAAAGCGTATCAATGAAGCTGCCAAAAACAACCCTGCTAGATTTCCTAAAGGCTATATAATAGAAATAGACAAAAATCAAAAAGATAAACTGGTCGAAAATTTCGACCGGTTTAGCACTTAA
- a CDS encoding AzlD domain-containing protein — MELLAYTIVAGVATALTRFLAYFVFKKNTNNENLLYLQKNSGIVIMAILLVYAINSLNVSGLGLGVAVFCAILAIVLQLWRKNFLLSIALSTILYMLYMWAKAQGILDGFSDL, encoded by the coding sequence ATGGAGCTTTTAGCCTACACTATTGTAGCTGGCGTGGCGACTGCGCTTACTCGTTTTTTGGCGTATTTTGTCTTTAAAAAAAACACTAACAACGAAAATCTGCTGTATTTACAAAAAAACAGCGGCATTGTGATAATGGCAATCTTGCTAGTTTATGCCATAAACTCTCTTAATGTAAGTGGGCTAGGGCTTGGGGTGGCTGTGTTTTGCGCTATTTTGGCTATTGTCTTGCAGCTGTGGCGTAAAAACTTTTTGCTTAGCATTGCGCTTAGTACGATTTTATATATGCTTTATATGTGGGCAAAAGCGCAGGGAATTCTAGATGGATTTAGTGACTTATAA
- a CDS encoding AzlC family ABC transporter permease: protein MSNFEIFKSSLPVMFGYGALGFAVGLYASSSGIAPVWVALASLIVYAGSGQFLLVALIVGNATLIEVFVASFLLNFRHIFYTLSLLPEIRLIKAPWRYYFMFALTDETFALLRSKGQVTGDKTRIFALTAFLNQFYWFIATVAGAITASELRFSYAGVEFSLVALFAVLGFEIFRQNPNAKILAFAFICAFVGLFVFPAKYYLFGTIMSALILLLAFKKERKWSF from the coding sequence ATGAGTAATTTTGAGATTTTTAAAAGCTCTTTGCCAGTGATGTTTGGTTATGGGGCCTTGGGTTTTGCTGTTGGGCTTTATGCTAGTAGTAGCGGGATTGCGCCAGTTTGGGTGGCTTTGGCTTCGCTTATTGTTTATGCTGGTAGCGGGCAGTTTTTGCTAGTAGCGCTGATCGTTGGCAATGCGACTTTGATCGAGGTTTTTGTTGCTTCATTTTTGCTAAATTTCAGGCATATTTTCTACACTCTTAGCTTGCTGCCTGAAATTCGCTTAATAAAAGCTCCGTGGCGGTATTATTTTATGTTTGCGCTTACTGATGAGACCTTTGCGCTGCTGCGTTCAAAAGGGCAGGTTACAGGTGATAAAACTCGCATTTTTGCGCTCACAGCTTTTTTAAATCAGTTTTATTGGTTTATTGCCACTGTGGCTGGGGCGATCACAGCTAGCGAGCTAAGATTCAGCTATGCTGGGGTGGAGTTTAGCCTTGTAGCACTCTTTGCGGTGCTCGGCTTTGAGATTTTTCGCCAAAACCCAAATGCCAAAATCCTAGCTTTTGCCTTTATTTGTGCCTTTGTGGGGCTTTTTGTATTTCCTGCAAAATACTATCTTTTTGGCACGATTATGAGCGCACTTATTTTATTGCTAGCCTTTAAAAAGGAGCGCAAATGGAGCTTTTAG
- a CDS encoding 2-C-methyl-D-erythritol 4-phosphate cytidylyltransferase, with protein sequence MNIAVLLAGGIGARLGADKPKQFVEILGKPMILYAMEIYNKSTQIDALEVVCLKEYIDFVWNLKKNIILQN encoded by the coding sequence ATGAATATCGCAGTTTTGCTAGCAGGTGGTATTGGGGCTAGGCTTGGTGCTGATAAACCAAAGCAGTTTGTAGAAATCTTAGGCAAACCTATGATTTTATATGCTATGGAAATATATAATAAATCAACTCAAATTGATGCTTTAGAGGTGGTTTGTTTAAAAGAATATATTGATTTTGTTTGGAATCTTAAAAAAAACATAATATTACAAAATTAA
- a CDS encoding FGGY-family carbohydrate kinase, with amino-acid sequence MKYLMGVDEGTTGCKAILFNAKGEQIAITSKEYLSYYPHPGWVEQNIEEIKNAVFECIKETIVKSKVDPSDIVGISHSNQGITMVLLDENEKPVFDNTIGWQDLRYVDMLPELIKEVNVEEYLNIAGMQFGTYNIPVLRWLSKHESEKWNKVRRICSHQDYFLRQYGADGYYIDEGNANFLSMARMADNEWDERLMKYYNVTIDMLPKIIHNPGAVLGNVSKETSLLTGLPTTCKVCLGNLDTNCCAIGAGAAKTGTQLLIMGTAGVSIFVTDKNKLDPNGRLTVRSNPGFGNWQNYIMTNTGASAFRWFRDAICSMEVATSSLMKMDPYDIITAIASHSKPGANGVIALTCIQGSHTRMKNENARGSIFGINLGTSKSDLAQAILEGICYEMKDIMSMNEELSGEVKYVRLCGGVAKSPMWSQMFADVLQKPVELTEVSELGALGAAMCAGIGAGLFEDCKDAILKCVKIKKKYNPDENKIADYSKTFKKWQDYYKIANEQIY; translated from the coding sequence ATGAAATATTTAATGGGTGTGGATGAAGGAACTACTGGTTGTAAGGCTATTTTGTTTAATGCAAAAGGAGAACAGATTGCCATTACTTCAAAAGAATACTTATCGTATTATCCTCATCCAGGCTGGGTTGAACAAAATATAGAAGAGATTAAAAATGCTGTTTTTGAGTGTATAAAAGAGACAATCGTTAAATCAAAAGTAGATCCTAGTGACATTGTAGGTATTAGTCATTCTAATCAAGGTATTACGATGGTGCTTTTAGATGAAAATGAAAAACCTGTTTTTGATAACACTATAGGTTGGCAAGATTTGCGATATGTAGATATGTTGCCTGAGCTAATAAAAGAAGTTAATGTAGAAGAGTATTTAAATATTGCTGGAATGCAATTTGGCACTTATAATATTCCAGTTTTAAGATGGCTTTCAAAACACGAGTCAGAAAAATGGAACAAAGTAAGGAGGATTTGTTCTCATCAAGATTATTTTTTGAGACAGTATGGAGCTGATGGGTATTATATAGACGAAGGAAATGCAAATTTTCTTTCGATGGCTAGAATGGCGGATAATGAGTGGGATGAACGACTTATGAAATATTACAATGTAACTATTGATATGCTTCCTAAAATAATACACAATCCAGGTGCTGTACTCGGCAATGTTAGCAAAGAAACTTCATTGCTTACTGGTTTGCCAACTACTTGCAAGGTTTGCTTGGGAAATCTTGATACAAATTGTTGTGCAATTGGAGCAGGAGCTGCGAAGACCGGAACTCAGCTTTTAATAATGGGTACAGCTGGAGTATCTATATTTGTAACAGATAAAAATAAACTTGACCCAAATGGTAGACTTACAGTTAGATCAAATCCTGGTTTTGGAAACTGGCAAAATTATATTATGACAAATACTGGCGCATCTGCTTTTAGATGGTTTAGGGATGCTATATGTTCTATGGAAGTAGCTACTTCAAGCTTGATGAAGATGGATCCTTATGATATCATTACAGCAATAGCATCTCACTCAAAACCTGGAGCAAACGGAGTGATTGCTCTAACTTGCATCCAAGGTTCTCATACAAGGATGAAAAATGAAAATGCAAGAGGAAGTATTTTTGGCATAAATCTTGGTACTAGCAAATCAGATTTAGCTCAAGCAATATTAGAAGGTATTTGCTATGAAATGAAGGATATAATGTCTATGAACGAGGAATTATCTGGCGAAGTTAAGTATGTCAGGCTTTGTGGAGGCGTAGCTAAAAGCCCTATGTGGTCTCAAATGTTTGCCGATGTTTTGCAAAAACCAGTAGAGTTAACAGAAGTATCAGAATTGGGCGCGCTTGGTGCAGCCATGTGTGCTGGCATAGGAGCTGGGCTTTTTGAAGATTGCAAAGATGCTATTTTAAAATGTGTAAAAATTAAAAAAAAATATAATCCAGATGAAAATAAAATTGCAGATTATAGTAAAACTTTTAAAAAATGGCAAGATTATTATAAGATAGCAAATGAACAGATTTATTGA
- a CDS encoding class I SAM-dependent methyltransferase, with amino-acid sequence MTKIEKSLANMQEISKAGFLRYPDEFVVGYFARNSWNRVLDFGCSTGRHTKVLCELASERETGICDIGGGQQVKLKNHTIYALDLDIEVLALAKKRAPYSVTITPEQINIIPETSLDSVLTWNCLHMNSITEQEKIIKTFNRLLKQGGTIVSNHISTKDSKHTTNSIENIVEYKSKNRSYEIILYFYNLEKIKEIYTKNGFDIIEIYKRTKENLLNNHIVEYYLIVAQKK; translated from the coding sequence ATGACAAAAATAGAAAAATCGTTAGCAAATATGCAAGAAATATCAAAAGCTGGTTTTTTACGCTATCCAGATGAATTTGTTGTAGGTTATTTTGCTAGAAATTCTTGGAATAGAGTATTGGATTTTGGCTGTTCTACAGGAAGGCATACAAAAGTTTTGTGCGAATTAGCCAGTGAAAGAGAGACTGGAATATGTGACATTGGGGGGGGGCAGCAAGTAAAATTAAAAAATCATACCATTTATGCTCTTGATCTTGATATTGAAGTTTTGGCTTTAGCTAAAAAACGAGCACCTTATTCTGTCACTATTACTCCAGAACAAATAAACATAATACCAGAAACATCATTGGATAGTGTTCTTACATGGAATTGTTTGCATATGAACAGCATAACAGAACAAGAAAAAATAATAAAAACTTTCAATCGCTTGCTAAAACAAGGAGGAACAATAGTATCAAATCATATAAGCACAAAAGATAGCAAACATACAACAAACAGTATTGAAAATATCGTAGAATATAAGAGTAAAAATCGTAGCTATGAAATTATATTATACTTTTATAATTTAGAAAAAATAAAGGAAATATATACAAAGAATGGTTTTGATATTATAGAAATTTACAAAAGAACGAAGGAAAACCTATTAAACAATCACATAGTGGAATATTATTTAATTGTTGCACAGAAAAAATAA
- the aepX gene encoding phosphoenolpyruvate mutase: MKTVYLGMTGDIIHPGLISIIQKGVEYGELTIGLLTDKAIATHKRLPYLTYSQRKQIVENIKGVSKVIPQDEWSYIPNLRLLKPDYIIHGDDWKEGKNSKLRAEVFEVMKEWGGEVIEIPYTKGIDQTALDSDSKIIASTPEVRLRSLRRLLDAKDFLRFMEAHSGLSGLIVEHAKVECKNITKRFDGMWSSSLTDSATKGKPDIEAVDLTSRLQGLSDILECTTKPIIFDGDTGGIAEHFVFMVRTLERNGVSAVIIEDKMGLKKNSLFGTAVKQELASTEEFCNKIAMGKKAQLTDEFMIIARIEELIAGKSVSDALTRAFASVEAGADGIMIHSKKKSGEDIKEFCLEFRKKYSRIPLVLVPTSYNHIKEAELANWGANIIIYANHLLRASYPAMQKCAKSILQNERSLEADELCMSIKNVIELIPQGV; encoded by the coding sequence ATGAAAACAGTATATCTTGGAATGACTGGAGATATTATTCATCCTGGTCTAATATCTATCATTCAAAAAGGTGTAGAATACGGTGAGCTTACAATAGGATTACTCACAGACAAAGCAATAGCTACTCATAAACGCTTGCCGTATCTTACTTATTCTCAACGCAAACAAATTGTAGAAAATATAAAAGGTGTAAGCAAAGTTATCCCTCAAGATGAATGGAGTTATATACCAAATTTAAGACTTTTAAAACCTGATTACATAATCCATGGGGATGATTGGAAGGAAGGTAAAAACTCTAAGCTAAGAGCTGAAGTTTTTGAAGTGATGAAAGAATGGGGTGGAGAGGTCATAGAAATCCCATATACAAAAGGCATAGATCAAACAGCCCTAGATAGTGATAGCAAAATTATAGCAAGCACACCAGAGGTTCGTCTGCGTTCTTTGCGCCGCTTGCTTGATGCAAAGGACTTTTTGCGCTTTATGGAGGCACATTCTGGACTTAGTGGGCTTATAGTAGAGCATGCTAAAGTGGAATGTAAAAATATCACAAAACGCTTTGATGGTATGTGGTCATCAAGCCTGACTGATTCAGCCACAAAAGGCAAGCCAGATATCGAAGCAGTAGACCTTACAAGCCGCTTACAAGGGCTTAGTGATATTTTAGAATGTACTACAAAGCCAATCATTTTTGATGGAGATACTGGAGGAATTGCAGAGCACTTTGTTTTTATGGTAAGAACTTTGGAGAGAAATGGTGTTTCAGCTGTGATTATAGAAGATAAAATGGGGCTTAAAAAGAACTCACTTTTTGGTACAGCTGTCAAACAAGAACTAGCTAGCACAGAAGAGTTTTGCAATAAAATTGCTATGGGAAAAAAAGCTCAGCTTACTGATGAGTTTATGATAATAGCGCGAATTGAAGAGCTAATCGCTGGCAAAAGCGTAAGTGATGCACTAACAAGAGCTTTTGCTAGTGTAGAAGCTGGTGCCGATGGTATAATGATACACAGTAAAAAAAAGAGTGGTGAAGACATAAAAGAGTTTTGTCTAGAATTTCGCAAAAAATACTCTAGAATTCCTTTGGTTCTAGTTCCTACTTCATATAATCACATAAAAGAAGCTGAGCTAGCAAACTGGGGGGCAAATATAATAATCTACGCAAATCACTTGTTGCGTGCATCATATCCTGCTATGCAAAAGTGTGCTAAAAGTATATTGCAAAACGAACGCTCATTAGAGGCTGATGAGTTATGTATGTCTATAAAAAATGTAATAGAGCTAATACCACAAGGTGTATAA
- the aepY gene encoding phosphonopyruvate decarboxylase: MIDIKEFFAELSVNGIEFFSGVPDSLLKSFCAYAGKNAKKHIIAQNEGGAVALGAGYHLATGKIPLIYMQNSGIGNAINPLLSLCDELVYALPCLLLIGWRGEPGIKDEPQHIRQGEVTCELLNSSRIPYEILDPDCYKEQLNKAFKYMITKSAPFALVARKGTFSEFKAEDSTFFSTALSREKAIEICIKELKNSVFISTTGMASRELFELRESLNQSHTSDFLCVGNMGHASSIALSIANEKKNSHIVCIDGDGATLMHMGAMAIIGSQKPKNLLHIVLNNAAHDSVGAQPTCANKIDLCAIAKACGYDKAICANDEISLQNALNGIKNELTFLEIKVKIGARSDLGRPTTTPAQNKKNFMEFLK, encoded by the coding sequence ATGATAGATATAAAAGAGTTTTTTGCTGAGCTTAGTGTAAATGGCATTGAGTTTTTTAGCGGTGTACCCGACTCTTTGCTAAAAAGCTTTTGTGCTTATGCTGGCAAAAATGCAAAAAAACACATAATAGCACAAAATGAAGGTGGAGCAGTAGCGCTAGGTGCTGGATATCATCTAGCCACTGGTAAGATTCCACTTATATATATGCAAAACTCAGGTATAGGCAATGCTATAAATCCGCTTTTATCTTTATGCGATGAGCTTGTGTATGCTTTGCCTTGTTTGCTTTTAATCGGTTGGCGTGGAGAACCTGGCATAAAAGACGAGCCACAACACATAAGGCAAGGTGAAGTAACATGCGAGCTTTTAAATTCATCTAGAATTCCCTATGAGATTTTGGACCCAGATTGCTACAAAGAGCAATTAAATAAAGCATTTAAGTATATGATAACAAAATCTGCACCCTTTGCTTTGGTAGCAAGAAAAGGAACTTTTAGTGAGTTTAAAGCTGAAGACTCTACTTTTTTTAGCACTGCTTTAAGTAGAGAAAAAGCTATAGAAATTTGTATAAAAGAGTTAAAAAACTCGGTCTTTATCTCTACTACTGGCATGGCAAGTAGAGAGCTTTTTGAGCTTAGAGAAAGTTTAAACCAAAGTCATACGAGTGATTTTCTTTGTGTGGGAAACATGGGACATGCTAGTTCTATAGCCCTTTCTATCGCTAATGAGAAAAAAAATAGTCATATAGTCTGTATAGATGGTGATGGAGCAACCCTTATGCACATGGGTGCAATGGCGATAATCGGCTCTCAAAAGCCAAAAAATCTACTTCATATCGTGCTAAATAATGCTGCTCACGACTCAGTGGGAGCTCAGCCAACTTGTGCCAATAAGATTGATTTATGTGCTATTGCTAAGGCCTGTGGCTATGATAAGGCGATATGTGCAAATGATGAAATTAGTCTACAAAATGCTCTTAATGGTATAAAAAATGAACTCACATTTTTAGAAATAAAAGTAAAAATCGGCGCAAGAAGCGACCTAGGCAGACCAACAACTACGCCTGCACAAAATAAAAAGAATTTTATGGAATTTTTAAAATGA
- a CDS encoding metallophosphoesterase family protein, whose product MKIAILSDIHGNLEAFDSVLKYIDTQKDINAFLFLGDLIDYGPHSNEVIEMIKNIKLPILCNIWGNHEYAIINKNYEKFSSARAIESAKYTFSKLSKKSIDYIKFNMKNEAMLELNISQLKCLCIHGNIEDNYWGKLSLSDNLNEYFEYDFVFSGHSHEPHFFEKYYKINNKAKRNRKKTIFINPGSVGQPRNQNSMAQFAIVDIITQEVIFKKIKYNIEKEMYCFSNNVDIFYKNRLKYGV is encoded by the coding sequence ATGAAAATAGCTATATTATCTGATATACATGGCAATCTAGAAGCATTTGATTCGGTTCTAAAATATATAGATACTCAAAAAGATATAAATGCTTTTTTATTTTTAGGTGATTTAATAGACTATGGCCCACATTCAAATGAAGTTATAGAGATGATAAAAAATATAAAATTGCCGATTTTATGTAACATATGGGGGAATCATGAGTATGCAATTATAAATAAAAATTATGAAAAATTTTCTTCTGCAAGAGCAATAGAATCGGCAAAATATACTTTTTCCAAATTAAGCAAAAAAAGTATAGATTACATAAAATTTAATATGAAAAATGAAGCAATGCTAGAACTTAATATTTCTCAGCTCAAGTGCTTATGCATCCATGGTAATATTGAAGATAATTATTGGGGAAAATTATCTTTAAGTGATAATTTAAATGAGTATTTCGAGTATGATTTTGTATTTTCCGGACATTCTCACGAACCACATTTTTTTGAAAAATATTATAAAATTAACAATAAAGCAAAAAGAAATAGAAAAAAAACTATTTTTATCAATCCTGGCTCAGTCGGTCAACCTAGAAATCAAAATTCTATGGCACAGTTTGCAATAGTTGATATTATAACGCAAGAAGTAATTTTTAAAAAAATTAAATACAATATAGAAAAAGAAATGTATTGTTTTAGTAATAATGTAGATATATTTTATAAAAATAGATTGAAATACGGAGTTTAA